Sequence from the Azospirillum formosense genome:
CGCACGCCGCCGAGGTGGTGGCGGTGGACGTCACCGCCCCGATGCTGGAGGCGGTGGCCCGCAACGCGGCGGAGCGCGGCCTGACCAACATCACCACCACCCAGGCCCCCGCCGAGCGTCTGCCCTTCCCGGACGGCCATTTCGACGTGGTGCTGAGCCGCTTCAGCGCCCATCACTGGCTGAACGCCGAGGCCGGCCTGCGCGAGGCGCGGCGGGTGCTGGCTCCGGGCGGTTGGGCGGTCTTTGTGGACATCGTGTCGCCGGGCCATCCGCTGCTGGACACCCATCTCCAGGCCGTGGAGCTGCTGCGCGACACCTCGCACGTCCGCAACTACAGCGCCGCGGAATGGATGGCCGCCCTGTCCCGCGCCGGCTTCGCGGTGACCGGCCTGACGCCGCGCCGCCTGCGCATGGAGTTCGCCGTCTGGACCGCCCGCACCTCCACTCCCGACCTGCGCGCCCAGGCCATCCGCGCCCTGCAGGACCTCGCCTCCGACGAGGTGCGCCGGCACTTCGACATCCTGGAGGACGGCAGCTTTCTCCTGGACAGCCTGACCATCGAAGCGGAGGCTTGCTGACCACAAGAAAAGGATGGAGAGGCCGGCGATGGACGACGTTCGTGTGCGTAGGGCCGGGCTCGCCGACGCGGGCGCGGTCACCGGTCTCGTGGCGGCTCTGCTCTCCGAACTTTCCGCCGGGCAGAACGACACGCCGCGCGCCGTCATGCTGGCCGTCGCCGAATCCCTGCTGGACGGCGCCGGCGACTCCTACACGGTTTTCCTGGCGGAGGATGCGGCGGGCCGCCCGCTCGGCGTCGCGACGCTGTCGGAGGGCGTCTGCATCTCCACCCTGGGCCGGTTCGGGACGATCCGGGAATTGTACGTCACGCCGGAGTCGCGCTCCGCCGGGGTGGGGCGGGTGCTGATCCGGGCCGTTCTGGACCACGGCCGCGCCCATCGCTGGACGCGGGTCGAGGTGGGAGCGCCATCCGCCGCGGACTGGCCGGATTCCCTGCGGTTCTACCAGCGCGAGGGCTTCACGGAGATCGGGCCGCGCCTGAAGTTCCGCTTGGCCTGACAACGGCCGTGGTGCTTGCGTGATGCGGCTTGGTTGCGTGTTGACAGACGATTCGGCCACGCGCCAAATGAACCCGCATCACCGGCCGCCGAAAAGAACGGGCGGCCATTCGACCGAACACGGGAGGTTGTTAGGAATGAAGCGCATCCTGCTGGGTGCCGGGCTCGGCGTTGCCGCCACCTTGGCGCTTGCTGCGCCGGCCCAGGCCGCCAAGACCCTCGTCTATTGCTCCGAGGGCAGCCCCGAAAACTTCAACCCGATGGTCAACACGACCGGAACGAGCTTCGACGTCTCGCTGCCCGTGTACAACAACCTCGTGCAGTTCGAGCGCGGCGGCACCAAGGTTGTCCCCGGCCTTGCCGAGAAGTGGGACGTGTCGGAGGACGGGCTGACCTACACGTTCCACCTGCGCAAGGGCGCGAAGTGGCACAGCAACAACGACTTCAAGCCGACCCGCGACGCCAACGCGGACGACGTGCTGTGGTCGTTCAATCGTCAGTGGAAGAAGGATCACCCCTTCCACAAGGTGTCCGGCGGCGCCTATGACTACTTCAACGACATGGCGATGCCCGACCTGCTGAAGTCGATCGAGAAGGTCGACGACTACACGGTCAAGTTCACGCTGAACAAGGTCGAGGCGCCCTTCATCGCCAACCTGGCGATGCCCTTCGCGGCCATCCAGTCCGCCGAATACGCCGACGCCCTTCAGAAGAAGAACCAGATCGACAAGATCGATCAGGCGCCGATCGGCACCGGTCCGTTCCAGTTCGTCGCCTACCAGAAGGACGCGGTCATCCGCTACAAGGCGTTCGAACAGTATTGGGGCGGCAAGGCTCCGCTCGACAACCTCGTCTTCGCCATCACGCCCGACGCCGCCGTCCGCTACGCCAAGCTGAAGGCCGGCGAGTGCCACATCGTGCCGTACCCGAATCCGGCTGATCTGGAGGCGATGAAGAAGGACGCCGCCATCAATCTGATGGAGCAGGAAGGCCTGAACGTCGGCTACTTGGCCTTCAACGTCACCAAGAAGCCCTTCGACGACGTGCGCGTCCGCCGCGCGCTGAACATGGCCATCGACAAGAAGGCCGTGGTCGACGCGGTGTACCAGGGCGCCGGCGTCCCGGCGAAGAACCCGATCCCGCCGACCATGTGGTCGTACAACAAGGAGATCGAGGACTACCCGTACGATCCGGAGCGCGCGAAGAAGCTGCTGGCCGAGGCCGGCTTCCCGGACGGCTTCGAGACCGACCTGTGGGCCATGCCGGTGCAGCGCCCCTACAACCCCAACGCCAAGCGCATGGCCGAGATGATGCAGGCGGACCTCGCCAAGGTCGGCATCAAGGCCAAGGTCGTGCAGTACGAGTGGGGTGAGTACCGCAAGCGCCTCCAGGCCGGCGAGCACCAGATGGGCATGCTGGGCTGGACCGGCGACAACGGCGATCCGGACAACTTCCTGCACGTCCTGCTCGGCTGCGAGGCCGCGCGTCCGGGCGGGTCGAACATCGCCAAGTGGTGCTACAAGGAGTTCGACGACCTCGTCGTGCAGGCCAAGCGCACCACCGACATCGCCGCCCGCACCAAGCTGTACGAGCAGGCGCAGGTCATCTTCAAGGAAGAGGCCCCGTGGCTGACCGTCGCTCACTCGGTCGTGCACATGGCGGTGAGCAAGAATGTGGTCGATTACAAGATGGACCCGTTCGGCATCCATCGTTTCTACGGCGTCGATTTGAAACAATAAACTCAGTGTAGCAAGCGGCTTTACAAAGCGGGGGCCGGGGCATTAAACCCCCGGCTTCCCTTTGCGGACGCAGAGGTAAAAAGGGGGCCGCGGCCCCCTTGCTTTCGTTTCGAGCCCCCGGTGACGATCCGATGCTACGCTTCATCCTGACGCGGGTGAGCCTGGTGATTCCGACCTTTCTCGGCGTCACCTTCCTGACCTTCCTTCTGATCCGCCTTGTCCCCGGCGACCCCATCGAGGTGCGCGTGGGCGAGCGCGGGATCCCCCCCGAACGGCTTCTCGAACTGCGGCACGAGCTGGGGCTGGACCGGCCCTTGTGGCACCAGTTCCTCGACTACATCGGCGGGGTCCTCCAGGGCGACCTCGGCGTGTCGCTGGTGACGCGCAATTCGGTGTTCAGCGAATTCGTGACGCTGTTCCCGGCGACGCTGGAACTGGCGGCGCTGGCCATGCTGTTCGCCACGGTGGTCGGCCTGCCCGCGGGAATCATCGCGGCGGTCCGGCGCGGCTCGGTCTTCGACCATGGCGTGATGGGCATCAGCCTGACCGGCTATTCCATGCCGATCTTCTGGTGGGGCCTGCTGCTGATCCTGTTCTTCTCGGTGGGGCTGGGCTGGACGCCGGTGTCCGGGCGGCTCGACCTGCTCTATTACGTGGAGCCGGTGACCGGCTTCATGCTGATCGACACGCTGATGGCCGGCGAGTACGGCGCCTTCTGGTCGGCGCTGCACCACCTCATCCTGCCGATGATCGTTCTCGGCACCGTTCCGCTGGCCGTCGTGGCGCGCATGACGCGCTCCGCCATGCTGGAGGTGCTGGGCGAGGACTACATCCGCACCGCGAAGGCCAAGGGGCTGGCGGGCAAGCGGGTGATCGGCATGCACGCCCTGCGCAACGCGCTGATCCCCGTGGTCACCGTGATCGGCCTCCAGGTGGGCACGCTGCTGGGCGGCGCGATCCTGACCGAAACCATCTTCTCCTGGCCCGGCGTGGGCAAGTGGCTGATCGAGAGCATCAACCGCCGCGACTATCCGGCGCTCCAGGGCGGGGTGCTGCTGATCGCGACGACGGTGATGACCGTGAATCTGCTGGTGGACGTTCTCTACGGCGTCCTGAACCCCCGCATCCGCCATTCGCGGTGAGGTGAGCCATGACGACTCCTACGACGACGGGCGTTCCGGAGACCCTTCCGGCCGCTTCTCCGCCGGTTTCCCAGCCGCCGCACCCGCTGGTCGAGTTCTGGTACCATTTCCGGAAGAACAAGGGGGCGATGGCCGGCCTCGCCGTGATCCTGCTGATCGCCGTGGTGGCGCTGTTCGCCGAGCTGGTGGCGCCGCACGATCCCAACATCCAGTACCGTGACGCCATCCTGGTGCCGCCGGTCTGGCAGGAAGGCGGGCGCTGGGCCTTCCTTCTCGGCACCGACGACATCGGGCGCGACAT
This genomic interval carries:
- a CDS encoding ABC transporter permease subunit, whose amino-acid sequence is MLRFILTRVSLVIPTFLGVTFLTFLLIRLVPGDPIEVRVGERGIPPERLLELRHELGLDRPLWHQFLDYIGGVLQGDLGVSLVTRNSVFSEFVTLFPATLELAALAMLFATVVGLPAGIIAAVRRGSVFDHGVMGISLTGYSMPIFWWGLLLILFFSVGLGWTPVSGRLDLLYYVEPVTGFMLIDTLMAGEYGAFWSALHHLILPMIVLGTVPLAVVARMTRSAMLEVLGEDYIRTAKAKGLAGKRVIGMHALRNALIPVVTVIGLQVGTLLGGAILTETIFSWPGVGKWLIESINRRDYPALQGGVLLIATTVMTVNLLVDVLYGVLNPRIRHSR
- a CDS encoding class I SAM-dependent methyltransferase — translated: MTNSHHGVVAAQYGQRADAYVTSAVHASGADLDQIEDALRGKKAARVLDLGCGGGHVAYRAAPHAAEVVAVDVTAPMLEAVARNAAERGLTNITTTQAPAERLPFPDGHFDVVLSRFSAHHWLNAEAGLREARRVLAPGGWAVFVDIVSPGHPLLDTHLQAVELLRDTSHVRNYSAAEWMAALSRAGFAVTGLTPRRLRMEFAVWTARTSTPDLRAQAIRALQDLASDEVRRHFDILEDGSFLLDSLTIEAEAC
- a CDS encoding ABC transporter substrate-binding protein; this encodes MKRILLGAGLGVAATLALAAPAQAAKTLVYCSEGSPENFNPMVNTTGTSFDVSLPVYNNLVQFERGGTKVVPGLAEKWDVSEDGLTYTFHLRKGAKWHSNNDFKPTRDANADDVLWSFNRQWKKDHPFHKVSGGAYDYFNDMAMPDLLKSIEKVDDYTVKFTLNKVEAPFIANLAMPFAAIQSAEYADALQKKNQIDKIDQAPIGTGPFQFVAYQKDAVIRYKAFEQYWGGKAPLDNLVFAITPDAAVRYAKLKAGECHIVPYPNPADLEAMKKDAAINLMEQEGLNVGYLAFNVTKKPFDDVRVRRALNMAIDKKAVVDAVYQGAGVPAKNPIPPTMWSYNKEIEDYPYDPERAKKLLAEAGFPDGFETDLWAMPVQRPYNPNAKRMAEMMQADLAKVGIKAKVVQYEWGEYRKRLQAGEHQMGMLGWTGDNGDPDNFLHVLLGCEAARPGGSNIAKWCYKEFDDLVVQAKRTTDIAARTKLYEQAQVIFKEEAPWLTVAHSVVHMAVSKNVVDYKMDPFGIHRFYGVDLKQ
- a CDS encoding GNAT family N-acetyltransferase; this encodes MDDVRVRRAGLADAGAVTGLVAALLSELSAGQNDTPRAVMLAVAESLLDGAGDSYTVFLAEDAAGRPLGVATLSEGVCISTLGRFGTIRELYVTPESRSAGVGRVLIRAVLDHGRAHRWTRVEVGAPSAADWPDSLRFYQREGFTEIGPRLKFRLA